A segment of the Lycium ferocissimum isolate CSIRO_LF1 chromosome 5, AGI_CSIRO_Lferr_CH_V1, whole genome shotgun sequence genome:
GGAGgagtaaaatataaattattaactACAACAATATCCCTAGTATAACGCCCTAGATGAGGTCTAATGAGGATATTGTGTACGCAAATTTTAGTCCTGCCTTATGAAGGTAGGGAGACTGTTTCCCGTAGATGCTTGACTCAAGAAATAAATTATTAACTAATAAGTTTTAAATAACTAAAAAATTAATTCTAATTTTTcgttttttgtttaaaatatttttcagcaGATGAATAGTAgtatttgtttcaatttattttctaaccccctgtttggatggtggtttcccgtggttcattaatgtatggttttctatGAACCATGTTTGTTTCCGTTGTTCTaaaaattatgtggtatggtgttgtaaaccGTGGTTCATCCCAttgttatataaccatgaaaagtcccaatttttgtaaccacggATTTGGTGGTTTTAAAGTggttcttatttcattttccatTATACCTTCAcgccaccccccaccccccgaCCTACCACTCACCCCCCGCCCCCCGCCCGCCCACCCTCCACCGTCCAcccccccccaccacccccccccaccccaccccccgcCCCTACCACCCTCCCCATCCCCGTCCCGCCACCCCCCCCGCCTAACTACCCCTGCCTCCGCCACCCACTACCTCTCTGCCCGATCCCACCCCCACAACCACTCACTCCCACCCCTACGACCCAGCTACCCCCGTCCAAATCAACCACCCACCCGCCTCCACCACCCCCCTACCTACCCCCGCCCACCCCTCACCCTCGCGCTTTGACCCCAACCCCACCTACCCCGTTCACCCCGAACTACCACCcactacctacttattttttaaagttcctattttattctttatttgagttttattaatatatatataaactaatttctaattaagagttaaaggtattttagtaaaaacttacaagttattatactgtaccatacagtcaaaccaaacaatataaatattattaaatcacAACAAACGATACAATCTATCCAAACATCGCGTTCATTAATACGATTATAATACAATACAACCATATGCGAAAATGCAATGCTGCaaattaatgaaccacgggaaacaaccatccaaacagagggtaAAAAAACAATGGGCAAGTCGAAGGGAATATATCCAACgctctaaaaaaaaataaaaaaaaaataccccaTTTATATTCCATTGGTTTTAAAGGATCGTTGGTTCGGCCTTTATGAAGTGGAGCATCCGGTATTCAAGGGACCGCTTGGATCGGAGATCCTGGCggagagtaaaaaaaaattgtaggtGATCGTATTCGATAACACAAGTAAGTTTGACAGAGAAATTTGATCAATTTTCAGTGAACAACCATATTTATCGTTGTCATTTCCTTGTATTAGACCAATTAGTTTGTTTTCTTCTGAAAAATTAGGGAAGATTAGCGTGAGTTTTTTCGTTATTCCtgatttccttcacttgaattttcCACTAATTAACTTCTGTTTGCTGGTCTTAGAAAGTGATCATGTATAACagtatggaaagttgagcataGTATTTTGCTTTCTCAATTTACGCAACTACTTCAATTGTGTACTGAAATCCAAGTTGTTTGCTATTGCAGTTAATCATCTGACAGTGACCAGATGAATACGATCTACATCTAATGTAGATCAACAATGACAAATCAACTTgtagaaataattaattaatgagcGCATATAGATCTCTTCCCCTAAgttaatttttctttccaaGTTGAGTGATGACGTTAAAACAGGACGAGGTAGACCTAAAATCctatggaagaaaatgaatcGAAGGACCTACGATCTTTGGGATCCATGCAAATTTAGCAAAAGATAGGATGCGAGAGAAGAAAACGATCTATGTACGTGATACTTATTACTAGTATATCTTAGACATGTTAGCACTTTTAGTGCAGGTCTATGGTTTGTAGAAGTGGTTTAGCCTTTCAGGATTTATGCATCTATAtctattttatattaaaagcaAGAAACCCCTAACTTGAAAGCTAAATCACGACCGCCAGGCCATTTAATTGGAATGAAATCTCCAATGATCAACTTATGGACAAACACCTCCAACATCAACTGTTTCGGTCTATTTAAAACTAAGAATCATGTATGAAACTGTTCCAGCAATCTTCTATATTCTCTGTTAGCCAAACAGATATGTCCTGTTACTTCTCCTTCTCCAATTTTTCTATCTTTTTACATTAGTTATCTTCTTCAAACAGTTTATGTGATTGTAATTTATGTTTGGATTTCTGGCATTGTCACTATTCGTTCCATCTATTTCACTCTATATTTAGACATGTTAGCACTTTTAGCACCAGTAAaatgttttctcttaatttaATAGTTCTGTTTTTTGAAAGAACCAACGACAACTCCGTAATGGTTTCCAGTCTCGCCACGTACGACGCCTTCTCAAGCCTTTAGTTCTTTTAGCCCTTCGtagcaaataataataatgatcaATAGCTTTTTTACAAATATAAAGATTCGTCCGAAATTCATCATCTTGCGCTTACTGTTCAATGAGGTTGGAGATAGTTTTGTCCAGTTTGTTTGTCGTCAAGATGTGGTCGGATTGTTCAACTCTGCTTCAGCATGAAAATTTTCTTCCAATAATGAGAAAACCATAATGGAAGATTCACTGCTAAGACGTAGGACCCAAAGTCCTGCTTTTCCTTGCCAGGAAGACACCCAAAAATGGGTTTACGTGATCCGGAGTTACCATGCAAGCCATTAAAATCAGAAATTTAATAAAGGAACATCATAAGGAACAAACCAACGGTAATCAGGTGACAAAGTATTAACTTAGATTCACAAATTTAATCGACAATATGAGTAGCAAACAACAAAATGCGTAGAACAAAGAAgcatatgaaagttagggattTTTAAATACATACTCAGGGCGACtcttaaaaagaaaatcttagAACGATTACGGAGAGCGTATCtaagttaaattttaaaatgttcCTGAATTTGAGATACTATAGACTACGTCCGTGGGAAAACAAAGCCGAGGAGAAGGGTGAACAGCCATGAACTTTACTATTATAGTAGTTAAATAGGGATCTTCGGATCAATTAGTCAAGTGTTTTCTCGATCACTTATTAGTCTGTCAAACAAGCTGTATAAGTTTTGGGACAAGGTGATAAAGCTCAAAATAATGATGGTGGTACCACCACCTAGAAATGACTGGGCGTCATATAGACGTACGATTTTGTTATATATCTTAGTGTCGCAGCTATTAGGCTTCTTTTTCCTATGAAATATTTGTAACCACAAAAAACACAAGCATGACTTTGGATGATAGCACTGGGAGGACAGATTAGCAAGAGTCggattattttaaaataaaataaaatttggaacTAATGTAAAAAATTCTGAAAtgttatctgctttattatgaCATACACGTTTTGTATTCACTACAAACCACTTCGACACAAAGAAAAAGACATAAGATAGAAGTTGGATAaccagacaaaaaaaaaaaaaaaaaaaaaaaacatcgtaAGATTTAGAGAACCATTGAAACATAGAAAAAGTCTATCTTGATGGAACCACAGTTGTGTTGAATCAAGTAGAGTAAAGATTTGCTGGAAGTCTTGGCTCAATCACAGCAGCAAGTGGAAACTTTTTTGGCGTGGAGAGCCCAAAAATCTCATCCATGTTGAGGTCCTCAGGGCTCATATTATCAGGCAATGACCACTGAAATCCATGTAGAAGATTAGCTAAgctagcttgaatcaccttaAGCCCCAAGCTATAGCCGGGCACATCCTTCTTCCCGCCTCCAAATGGCAAAAGCTCAAAATCGTGTCCTTTGACATCGATGGACTTCTCCAGGAATCTCTCAGGTTTGAACGCCTCAGGCTCGTCCCACAATGTAGGGTCTCTTCCGATGGTCCACACGCTCACGAGGACCCTGGTCCCTTTCTGAACGTCGTAGCCAGCTACCTTGCAGTCTTCTCGACACTCACGTGGCACCAGCATTGGTGCCACAGGGTGCAGTCGCATAGTCTCTTTGACAATTGCCTCAATGTAAGGAAGATTTGTAATGTCCTTTTCTTGTACCCATCTATTCTGGCCAATTACACGATCCAATTCTTCAGTAGCCTTATTGAAAATATCTGGCTGCTTTAGTAGCTCTGAAATGGCCCACTCCACTGTCACTGCTGAACTCTCAGTTCCACCAGCCAACAAATCCTGATTGTGCAATACACAATTTACTCAACTATAAACAAGCATAAAAAACGAATACGAATAATCTGACCAGTCTGACTAGCTATGATCTTCGTCATTAATCTATTCCTAAATATCTTGTAGCTaacaattatttttcataaTCTATCGCTAAACAGGATTAGCCATGAATTTTGTCGCCGATTCCTGTTTTTGTTTTATAGTGTCTTTCTATTTTCTAAAACTTGTAATTTATCTGTGGTTGGATTAACTCATTTTGTCCGTTCTACTCTGATAGAAAGTGGATCTGATATCATTTCAGTAACATTATCATTGGCAGTTCAATTATTACGAGTAGATTCTCTTTCCTGTTGATACATGATAACTAAATTTTGGGGCCAACAAAAAGTTCAGCAATATCTTGTCAATGCACATACCAATCAAGTTGGAATTCATAATTATACTGTCACCCCGAGTGGAGCAGAGCAATTGGGATCTAGTGCGCGGTTAATGAAAATTACCCATAACATATAGCCttttatgtttttcattttACTAACCGTtacttctattatttttttgagtttaagttatatacatcgTAAAGAAAGAAATGTCTGGATACCGAGTGAATGCTTTGACTCCATGTCTTTCCAGCTTAATCTCCAGAGTTGGATCATCAGCAAGCTGCAATAAAACGTCCACCATGTCTTTAGCAACATAATTTTCCACTTTGTTCCTCCTCGCGTTATGCTCATCAAGTACATGCTCCAGAAACTTGTCGAATTTCTTGCTCACAACTTTCATCCTCTTAACGTAACCTTGCAAGTCCATGAAATCAATCCAGGGGATTGAATCTCCAATATTAAGGACACCGTTTAGCAAAAACAACTCGTCTAACATCTTCTTAAATTCCTCAGGATCCACGATCGAGTTTTCGGACTCGTCCAAGTAACTCTTCCCTAGTACCATCCTGCTAATAACATTTAAACTCAGCGTCGTCAAATGATCTTTCAGCATAATCGGTTTCCCTGATAATTTGTTTAAATTATGGAGAAGAGATTGGAGTTCCTCTGCCCGAATATACTCATATGAATCGAGCCTTTTAGCACTGAACAACTCCATCAGGCACATTCTACGTGCCTGACGCCAATAGGATCCGTACGGGGACCACGTGATATCAAGAATAGTTATAGGTGGTGTATTTTCCCGCAGCCTGTTTTAGGCCGCCTACAAAGTTGATATCCATGGATTTGAGGAAAATTTTGGCCATTTCAACGGAGGAGCCTACTACGACTGGGAATGACCCGAATTGGAGATGCATAATGGGCCCGTATTTCATGGAGAGATCGTGGATGGCGCGGTGAGGAAGGTCGCCCATGAGGTTTAAGTTTCCGATGATGGGCCATGGTTTTGGGCCTGGAGGTAAGTTGAGTTTCTTCTGGCGAAGAAATTTGGTAAGGAGGGAAAGAAAGAGAGTACCGAGAAATACTGCTGCATATGCAGCCCAGGTTGTACCTTCCATGGAGTTGTTGGTACTTTTAGTAATGACTCAGAGTGAATGAAGATGACTGATGGTGATTGTAATTGTTTCAATGGTGGAGTTTATGGTTCCAGTGATAGGCTGGATTTATAGTGTTGGAGAGAAACTTTAATAGTGCTAGTACAGTAATGAATAATTTAATAAGTCAATAGATATTGATTAttttatagtattatttttgCTTACTTTATAATCTGTGATCGTCATTTGCTGTTATTCTAATGGGCAGAGTGGGACTTCTGTAGAAAAAGTCCAATAATTTCCTGGAAACTTTGGTTCGGTTGCCTTTGCTCTTCCAAGAAATTATTTCTCACTTCCTGATTGCCTTCAACAGGGTGTGAAACAACTTAGATTAATATTATAAGGTAccccacaaaagaaaaaaataaaaaaaataaaagaggaaacattaaaagaaaaggtACGAAAATAGAGATGGATGTTGGCCTGATCTGGTTCAAGTAAATGATTAACAAGGGAAGACAATGTTATCCTAGTAGCTGTTTAATGGGCAAAAAACATAATTGTACATGGTAAGGGAGTATATTTACAGAACATGatgatatttttcaatttacaaaatatatcaatagacttgttacaaaatctatacgaattaggtaaattaaaaagaagcaaataaaacacattCTTTAAAGTAAGGAAattgttttacttattttatccacttttctctctctattcAAAATTTAGAGATATATTTACctgattttttccaacttttgcttccttatttcatccacttttctctctccattcaaaattaagagatattgttatctaattttctccaacttttactTAAAAAGTCCATTATAATTGGTAATTTTTatgtacaaagttcatacaccaaaaaacatatatgtataattttcgtatgcaatatgtataatcAGTATAGattcttataatttttatatatgaaatatgtataaaaattatatgagtattttgattattataaagtacatataaattgtataaaatctaatcaaagtatgtataaattttgagaaaaatatgtataataaacttgtaattgatacaaaccagGATTCCATACAAAGATCATACacgtaaaataaatatatattaatttttgtatgcaatttgtataaatgtataaattcgttataatttctacatatgaaatatgtataaaagcgcttatgtatattgtgattatgataaagtacatataaattgtataaaatcttaTCAGAGCatgtatagattatgagaaagtatatatgtataataagttttctgattgatacaaaccaaatTCCATCCACATTTCATGCATATATCagttttcaatatttttaagACTAATTGATATCGAATTTGttcgcatttcatacacattATGCCGCATATATCTAAAAAATGACATATAGCAGActccatacacatttcatacatatattagttttcAACATATAAAACTAcagtttatataatttatacatattttcaaaacacacaatgatcatatatatctcaaaacgatacaaatcaatttttatatacgATTAATACACaagttaataataaaaaatactttgtaatattggtttgaaaattcaTACTAGGAGAGAAGATGAACTTTAAGTATGAAAATGTTGTCTATCATAGagggagagagagggagagagagagagagagagagaaagaaatatttttaaaaagaagaaaaagttgaaTGGTAACTATCCTAGAATTAAGTCCACAtttaaaatcagattttcttctttaaaaaaagcctaaaatcgTGGGTATCCCATTAAGCCCAAATCTAgtatactttaattttattggtatgttttgtaaataaggaaaaatatccttatattttgtaatataaaGTCTTAAATAGGTATTATTGGGTCATTTTCCCTTGTTTAATCCCTTTGTTTAATAAACCACTCCTAGGGCGAAATATATAATCTAAGTTGTTTTGTGTTCGTTTAGAACTAATAGGCTGTTTGGTcaaagcttctaaaatcagtttatttgaaaaatgcttttcaaaaaattacttttgacGAAAAGCAGCTCGTGTTTGGCCACTTAATTCAAAAAAGACTTTTGAGCAGTAATTAGTATTTgatcaagcttttaaaaaatacttccaaatgtatttttctcaaaagtgcttttcaaaaaagtacttttgagcaaaagtttttttttttttaagcttttgaaaaactGTTTTTGCTACTCTCCAGAAgcatttattttttccaaaagcttgaacaaacacttcactttttaaagtaaacacttattgaaaaaaataagtatttttggagaaaaataagcttggccaaactaTATGGTGGATTCAACCAGATAAATCAACCATTTGTAGTTTGTATACAAAAATTACAGATGAATCAAGAGTAAAAACtgtgaagaattttttttaatttaataatttgttaatCGAAGTTCATTTATTTGATTAACTTAAATCGGCATGAATTTAAGCGGTTAAACTGGTCCTTCTAAGAGAATGACAAGTTTCTACGTTTTTGCCTTACATTAGAAATGTGTTAGCAAATACAGTACCAGAAGGTCAAGTTTTTCAAGTTTGGCACATGATGCAGCTTCCGCTAAATTTTGTAAAGACTTGACACGAAGTTTACCTAGACTTTGACTCTTGACTCTTGATCTTAATTTGGAATGGTGATATTAAAATAAACATTTCATTTTGTTCTGTGTAATCGtgctatatattttttatttgtgaacTGTTCGATTTCACATTATAACAACCAATAAagtatcatgaaatatgaatcaAGCTGTGTCAACAACCGTAAAGGCCTTTTCTTTTTGCATCTTgacctcttttattttttctgtattaaGCAAAGAAAGTTCATAGCTTTGGACCCTTAACTACTCTTACGACACTGTGGGCTGCCCAACAACTATCCAAccgagaaagaaaaagaaaacagtgCGTATAGATCATAAGGAAATTAATAAAGAACTtcccggatttttttttttttttcctatttcacAATTGATTGTGACCTATTCACAAGACAAGTTTGTATTTTTTGTTGATGGATCATTTTCTTAAGTTTGGCAGCTTTTGATGCTATTCTCTATGTAGATTTGCCCTTCAAACAACCCGTACAGTTAACGACAAGGGAATATTAAGAGCTCAAAATAATGAGGGTGGCCACGCATATAAaagtgtgtgttgtggccgatAAAGTAAGTTTTTAACCTGTAGAATTAATCCAAATTCTAATAAAAATTCAGTTATTggttattttttcttatttgcctAAGCTTTGATTGGTAGAGTTATCAAATTCTGAGCTGGTGGAAACTAACATATATCTAGTGAAATGATCGAGGTCCGAAAGCTTTCCAATATcacaattatttaaaaaaaatgatggtGGCCCCATCCAAAAAATGCCATTAGACGCAAGAGCTTATTATCCCAGTGTGGCAGCTAGTAGTTTCTTTTCTCTATTGAACTTTTGAAACCAGAAAAAGCACAAAGATGAAGAACCAAAGTCAGAATTATTTTCCAGTCagaattattttcccaaaacatGTTGATCTCTCGTCATACATCTAGAGCCTAGAGGTGTTTTAAGCTCAGTAAAATCAACAACTTGCAATTTTGGCATAAGATAAAAATTACTAGTACCACTACTTTTAAGGCAAGTGTAGAGTGGCAAAAGTGCATAAAGCTTATGAACATTTGTGGAAAGTTAGaaattttattaagaaaatttgattttgagacTAACTGAGCTTCAAAAGTTATTTTGTGAGGTGAATCTAGTCCAATGTGAGATTATCTGACATTTATAGCATGGACACTATTGAATGTTTCTGTTGACTTGCTAGAataattagttttattttaagttgtttAGTTATAGGAGTCGTCTAGTTTCTATTCTAATATCTAGAATGTTTAGCAAGGCTGTGATAATGTGACTCTGATTTCAAGCTGATTCAACTTCAAAAGCCAACTCATGATGTTAAAAAGTCTCAAAAGCTTAGAAGGGAAAACACAATCCATTCCCTGAACTGATATGAAACATAATTACAGAACGGAAAGTTAGGTAAtcaattcatttctcaaaatCAACTACCAAGATCGAATGAGAAAGAAAATATGTACTTACATGTCTTTATTGGCCTCATGATCCCCTGCTTTTACTTTTCCCCAGTTTAACTTTACTTAAATAATCCAATTTAGTAATCCTTCTGCATGAATTTTTGAAATAGCAGGTCTACTTGTACAAAATAGCAATTTATGAAACATTTTCTTACAATTTTTGACACACTGTTTACGTTACACATAAATGTTCGCGCATTGTCAACCAAAATTCtattaaaagaataaaatgtgatgaattatttttgaaacAACTGAAAAACATAAGACCCATGATAAGATTTATACTATTCGTGGATTTAAGATTCAATAAGGACAAAGCTCTGCTTTAAtgtaaaaaattgaaaattcatCTGCATTATTTATGACATAGATAATTTTGATACAGGACTACAATAGACTTGGAGCGGCAATTCAAACAAACAGTCTGTCTTGATGGAACCACATCAGTGCTGAATCAAACAGAGTAAAGATTTGGTGAAAGTCTTGGCTCAATCACAGCTGCAAGTGGAAACTTTTTTGGAGTGGAGAGCCCGAAAATCTCCTCCATATTGAGGTCCTCAGGTGTCATACTATCAGGCAATGACCATTTAAATCCATGTAGAAGATTAGCTAAgctagcttgaatcaccttaAGCCCCAAACTATATCCCGGACACATCCTTCTCCCAGCTCCAAATGGCAATAGCTCAAAATCATGTCCTTTGACATCGATGGACTTTTCGAGGAACCTCTCAGGTTTGAACGCCTTAGGCTCGTCCCACAATGTAGGGTCTCTTCCGATGGTCCACACGCTAACGAGGACTCTGGTCCCTTTCTGAACATCGTAGCCAGCTACCTTGCAGTCTTCTCGACACTCACGTGGCACCAGCATTGGTGCCACGGGGTGCAGTCGCATAGTCTCTTTGACAATTGCCTCAATGTAAGGAAGATTTGGAATGTCCTTTTCTTGTACCCAGCTGTTCTGGCCAATCACACGATCCAATTCTTCAGTAGCCTTATTGAAAATCTCTGGCTTCTTTAGCAGCTCTGAAATTGCCCACTCCACCTGTCCACCGTCGAACTCTCGGCTCCACCGCCCAACAAATCCTGATTGTGCAATACACATTTTACTCTTGTCATCAACTATAACCAAGCATAAAAAACGAATATGAATAGTCTGTCTAGTTTGACTAGCTACGATCTTCGTCACTAGTCTATTCCTAAATACCTTTTTGCTAACAATCATTTTTGATAATCTATCGCAAAATAGGATTAGTCTTGAATTTTGTTATTTAGCTACAATATTTGTCTGTCGCTGATTCTTGTTTTTTAATAGCGACTTTCTATTTTCTAAAACTTTCTTGTAATTTATCTACAGTTGGATTCACTCATTTTGTCCGTTCTACTCTGATAGAAAGTGGATCTGATGTCATTTTCAGTAACATTATCATTGACAGTTCAATAATTACGAGTATATTCTTTTGCTTATTGAAACATGATAACTAAATTTTAGGTCCACCAAAATAGTACAACAATATCTTGTCAATGTCCATACCAATCAAATTGGAATTCATAATTATACTGTCACCTCGAGTGGAGCAGAGCAATTGTGATCTAGCGCGCGGTAATGAATATTACCCATAACTATGTAGCCTTTTATGTTTTTCGTTCTACTAACCGTTACTTCTATTATTTTtcgagtttaagttatatacatcgtcaagaaaagaaaagtg
Coding sequences within it:
- the LOC132055293 gene encoding trimethyltridecatetraene synthase-like, translating into MCIAQSGFVGRWSREFDGGQVEWAISELLKKPEIFNKATEELDRVIGQNSWVQEKDIPNLPYIEAIVKETMRLHPVAPMLVPRECREDCKVAGYDVQKGTRVLVSVWTIGRDPTLWDEPKAFKPERFLEKSIDVKGHDFELLPFGAGRRMCPGYSLGLKVIQASLANLLHGFKWSLPDSMTPEDLNMEEIFGLSTPKKFPLAAVIEPRLSPNLYSV